Proteins encoded within one genomic window of Lampris incognitus isolate fLamInc1 chromosome 1, fLamInc1.hap2, whole genome shotgun sequence:
- the dusp1 gene encoding dual specificity protein phosphatase 1, with the protein MYLDLSFLSRRPTMVIMEIPSIDCESLRHMLEGDRPGCLVLDCRSFFSFNSSHISGSTNVRFSTIVRRRARGGLGLEHIIPNEETRNRLLSGEYQSVVFLDDRSVDFGQVKKDGTLMLAVTALSRDPCGARVFILKGGFETFSSEYPEMCTKPSPPQGLSLPLSASHPGSADTGCSPCSTPLYDQGGPVEILPFLYLGSAYHASRKDMLDMLGITALINVSANCPNHFEDSFLYKSIPVEDNHKADISSWFNVAIEFIDSVRNKGGRVFVHCQAGISRSATICLAYLMRTNRVKLDEAFEFVKQRRSIISPNFSFMGQLLQFESQVLASSTCSSEASSPAIGKSSTVFNFPVSIPVHSSAGQLSFLHSPITTSPSC; encoded by the exons ATGTATTTGGATCTATCATTCTTATCCCGTCGTCCTACTATGGTCATAATGGAGATCCCCAGCATCGACTGCGAGTCCCTCCGTCACATGCTGGAGGGCGACCGGCCGGGCTGCCTTGTGCTCGACTGCCGCTCCTTTTTCTCTTTCAACTCGTCCCATATATCCGGCTCCACCAACGTGCGTTTCAGCACCATAGTGCGCAGGAGGGCCAGAGGGGGCTTGGGACTCGAGCACATCATCCCCAACGAGGAGACGCGGAACCGGCTTCTCTCCGGGGAGTATCAGTCGGTGGTCTTCCTGGATGACCGGAGCGTGGACTTCGGCCAGGTGAAAAAAGACGGCACCCTGATGCTGGCAGTGACGGCCTTATCCCGCGACCCCTGCGGTGCCAGGGTCTTTATTCTCAAAG GTGGCTTTGAAACTTTTTCCTCTGAGTACCCTGAGATGTGTACGAAACCCTCACCTCCACAAGGGCTTAGCTTGCCCCTGAGTGCCAGCCATCCTGGAAGTGCAGACACCGGCTGCAGTCCATGCAGTACACCTTTATATGATCAG GGGGGTCCAGTTGAGATCTTGCCCTTCCTGTACCTTGGCAGTGCTTACCATGCCTCCAGAAAAGACATGCTGGACATGCTGGGCATTACAGCTCTGATAAACGTCTCTGCCAACTGCCCTAACCACTTCGAAGACTCTTTCCTGTACAAAAGCATCCCCGTAGAGGACAACCACAAAGCTGATATCAGCTCCTGGTTCAATGTGGCAATCGAATTTATCG ATTCGGTGAGGAATAAAGGAGGCCGTGTTTTTGTACACTGCCAAGCGGGCATCTCCCGCTCCGCTACCATTTGCCTTGCCTACCTCATGCGCACCAATCGTGTGAAGCTGGACGAGGCCTTCGAGTTTGTCAAGCAGCGACGCAGCATCATCTCCCCCAACTTCAGCTTCATGggtcagcttcttcagtttgAGTCTCAGGTCCTTGCCTCCTCTACCTGCTCCTCAGAGGCAAGCAGTCCTGCCATCGGCAAGAGCAGCACAGTCTTCAACTTCCCCGTCTCCATCCCTGTACATTCTTCAGCCGGCCAGCTGTCTTTCCTCCACAGTCCCATCACCACTTCCCCAAGTTGCTGA